The following are encoded in a window of Primulina eburnea isolate SZY01 chromosome 4, ASM2296580v1, whole genome shotgun sequence genomic DNA:
- the LOC140829961 gene encoding uncharacterized protein isoform X2: MSEGVCGAVLEDAPLVILRFFKIMLNEDYSNILYLPPAFAREVEHLVDQETYLENSSGQRWAVKVSKVDDSLAFHWGWNKFFTQHSLMVGHFLEFHYIKDSHFLVRVYGRSGCERINFNKKGLKIVETDDKVDAEDKPIHKLDDAVRNSKFEKRVGNKARKSCGKDAREGKERPSILTKKKESHTRIKTGSGKSLGVPTITPFESDVLVDVPILCAENYNRVDLSNLCSIKSSANLENKMPKVLSGSLIQRGEGSKALLPDAAKNAEKQTKGNTRTFA; encoded by the exons ATGTCCGAAGGCGTATGTGGTGCAGTGTTGGAAGATGCTCCTCTGGTTATCCttcgattttttaaaattatgctGAACGAGGATTATTCAAATATTTTG TACTTGCCTCCTGCATTTGCTAGAGAGGTAGAGCATTTGGTAGATCAAGAAACTTATCTGGAAAATTCAAGTGGGCAGCGATGGGCTGTAAAAGTATCCAAGGTGGATGACTCCCTAGCATTCCACTGGGGGTGGAATAAGTTCTTCACGCAACATTCTTTGATGGTGGGACATTTTTTGGAGTTCCATTACATAAAAGATTCTCATTTCCTTGTTCGAGTATACGGAAGAAGTGGCTGCGAAAGGATAAACTTCAACAAGAAGGGACTGAAAATTGTGGAAACTGATGACAAAGTAGATGCAGAAGACAAACCAATTCATAAGTTGGATGATGCAGTTCGGAATTCAAAATTCGAAAAAAGAGTCGGCAACAAGGCAAGAAAATCTTGTGGAAAAGATGCTCGAGAAGGTAAGGAGAGGCCAAGTATCCTCACAAAGAAAAAAGAATCCCACACTAGGATAAAAACCGGATCCGGGAAATCACTTGGCGTTCCTACAATTACACCGTTTGAGAGTGATGTTTTGGTAGATGTTCCAATATTATGTGCAGAAAATTATAATAGGGTCGATCTTTCGAATTTGTGTAGCATCAAATCATCAGCAAACCTTGAAAATAAGATGCCAAAGGTGCTCTCAGGCTCTCTGATCCAGAGAGGTGAAGGCAGCAAAGCATTACTCCCAG ATGCAGCGAAAAATGCAGAAAAGCAAACAAAAGGCAACACAAGGACATTTGCTTGA
- the LOC140829297 gene encoding uncharacterized protein isoform X2 — protein sequence MCAELGGFFLKVAQIIGKPDLAPTAWVRRLVTLCDQAPATQYNVVKAVLEEELGQSMDELFERFDVNPLGSASIAQVHRARLKGEKSDIVVKVQHPGVHSLMMTDIRNMQAFALYMQKTDIKFDLYSVTKEMEKQIGYEFNFLREADAMDRIRCFLYDNNKKSPVQVPRVIRGLVTRRVLVMEYIDGIPIMKLGDEIAKRGLNPSGKVAAAAKQNILKSLTLIYGQMILGSGFFHADPHPGNILICRGSEVALLDYGQVKDLPDALRLGYARLVLAMADNDPTGASESYRELGINTLSKCPDEQKELLRLAQTMFDTKLPPGVTVLQPFSEGSSIKKIAVQSFPGELFSVLRTVHLLRGLSVGLGINYSCAEQWRPIAEEALYRAGRQKVKDHKGTEKRGLFRSIFGR from the exons ATGTGCGCTGAGCTTGGCGGGTTTTTTCTCAAG GTTGCACAAATAATTGGTAAGCCTGACTTGGCACCAACTGCTTGGGTGAGAAGGTTAGTCACACTGTGTGATCAGGCTCCTGCAACACAATACAATGTGGTCAAGGCTGTGCTTGAGGAGGAGTTGGGCCAAAGCATGGATGAACTGTTTGAAAGATTTGATGTTAACCCCCTTGGTTCTGCATCAATTGCACAG GTTCACCGAGCACGGCTCAAAGGTGAAAAGAGTGATATTGTTGTGAAG GTGCAACATCCAGGCGTTCATAGTTTGATGATGACTGATATTCGCAACATGCAAGCTTTTGCACTGTACATGCAAAAGACAGATATAAAGTTCGATTTGTATTCCGTAACCAAGGAAATGGAGAAACAG ATTGGATATGAGTTCAACTTTTTGAGGGAAGCTGATGCTATGGATAGAATTCGGTGTTTCCTTTATGACAATAACAAGAAGTCCCCTGTTCAAGTCCCACGTGTCATTCGAGGCTTGGTCACAAG GCGTGTTTTAGTGATGGAATACATCGATGGAATCCCAATCATGAAGCTTGGTGATGAGATAGCAAAAAGAGGCCTAAATCCTTCTGgtaaggtggcagcagcagcaAAGCA GAACATCCTTAAAAGTTTGACACTTATTTATGGACAGATGATATTGGGGAGTGGTTTCTTTCACGCAGATCCTCACCCTGGGAATATATTGATTTGTAGAGGTTCTGAG GTTGCTTTGCTTGATTATGGACAAGTGAAGGATCTTCCTGATGCATTGAGGCTAGGATATGCTAGATTGGTGCTAGCAATGGCAGATAACGATCCTACTGGGGCATCAGAGAGCTACAG GGAGCTTGGCATAAACACCTTGAGCAAATGTCCGGATGAGCAAAAGGAATTGCTTAGGTTGGCCCAAACAATGTTTGACACAAAGCTACCACCTGGTGTGACAGTGCTACAACCTTTCTCGGAAGGATCTTCGATAAAAAAAATCGCCGTTCAG AGTTTCCCAGGAGAACTATTCTCTGTTCTTCGTACAGTGCATTTACTGAGAGGACTTAGTGTTGGGCTCGGAATAAACTATTCATGTGCCGAGCAGTGGAGACCCATTGCTGAAGAAGCTCTTTACCGTGCTGGGAGGCAAAAAG TTAAAGATCACAAAGGAACCGAGAAACGTGGCCTTTTCAGAAGCATTTTTGGGAGGTAA
- the LOC140829296 gene encoding uncharacterized protein isoform X1, protein MAENKANPWRSVLLLWLMLQVTPSMSQSSPKHGSDHSESRTIIKDQPEIHCSRERSRAASKIVDEYLMPFVESEKYQLSHKCRLHPSNNIFRDQEEHKIHTDISEWRCGYCKKLFRAEKYLDQHFDNRHSNLLNSVRNLSQDKCLADVCGALHCDFVINSSSRKTKCNPAAAARNRHLCEDLANTCFPSSNGPSAARLHEFFLRQFCDAHICLKGRKPFCMGGRKHTGVFYLAMSILIMMLLPIFYVIVYLYQREMRKGAQQLKFVSKPQKKTKPS, encoded by the exons ATGGCGGAGAATAAAGCGAATCCGTGGCGAAGTGTTTTACTTCTGTGGTTGATGCTGCAAGTCACTCCATCTATGTCTCAATCAAGCCCAAAACAT GGTAGCGACCACTCTGAATCAAG AACTATCATAAAAGACCAGCCTGAAATTCATTGTTCGAGAGAGAGAAGTCGAGCAGCCTCGAAGATTGTGGATGAG TATCTCATGCCTTTTGTGGAATCGGAGAAGTATCAACTTTCACATAAATGCAGACTTCATCCAAGCAACAACATATTTAGAGACCAAGAGGAACATAAGATTCATACAGATATAAGTGAATGGAGGTGTGGATATTGTAAAAAACTCTTTCGAGCAGAAAAATATTTGGATCAACATTTTGACAACAGGCACTCCAATCTTCTAAATTCTGTGCGTAACCTT AGTCAGGACAAGTGCTTGGCTGATGTATGCGGAGCTTTACATTGTGATTTTGTTATAAATTCATCATCTCGGAAAACCAAGTGTAATCCTGCTGCTGCTGCTAGGAACCGTCACTTATGCGAG GATCTTGCCAACACCTGTTTTCCTTCTAGCAATGGTCCATCTGCAGCTCGTCTCCATG AGTTTTTTCTACGTCAATTCTGTGATGCCCACATTTGCTTAAAAGGCAGAAAACCTTTCTGCATGGGTGGCAGG AAGCATACGGGAGTCTTCTACTTGGCCATGTCAATACTTATTATGATGCTTCTTCCGATATTTTATGTGATTGTGTATCTCTACCAAAG AGAAATGAGGAAAGGAGCACAACAGCTTAAGTTCGTTTCAAAACCTCAGAAAAAAACGAAGCCTTCTTGA
- the LOC140829298 gene encoding non-specific lipid transfer protein GPI-anchored 9-like has protein sequence MAISNSFLLFFLLSCSWVFVGFGQGQGDTLPCVQKLLPCQPYMKVDSPPASCCVPMKQLVADDKACLCKVINNPGILQSLNITKTDAVNLAKNCGASADLSVCNKIVIPSPGSTPSAPSNGTTPSPPPKSAASAASFHHVAAYLSLPVAVLIFTKSSN, from the exons ATGGCAATATCCAACTCATTTCTCTTGTTCTTTCTGCTGTCATGCTCATGGGTTTTTGTGGGTTTTGGCCAAGGACAAGGAGACACACTGCCGTGTGTGCAGAAACTGTTGCCATGTCAACCTTATATGAAGGTGGATTCGCCACCGGCGTCGTGCTGTGTGCCGATGAAACAGCTGGTGGCGGATGACAAGGCATGCCTTTGCAAGGTTATAAACAATCCAGGAATATTGCAGAGCCTTAATATCACCAAAACTGATGCTGTGAATCTTGCCAAGAATTGTGGAGCCAGTGCTGATTTGTCTGTCTGCAACAAAATTG TTATTCCATCGCCTGGATCAACTCCATCAGCTCCTTCCAATG GTACAACACCGAGCCCACCACCGAAGAGCGCAGCTAGTGCGGCGAGCTTCCACCATGTTGCCGCGTACCTGAGCCTGCCCGTTGCAGTGCTAATCTTTACTAAATCTTCTAATTAA
- the LOC140829297 gene encoding uncharacterized protein isoform X3: MLHIDVKEFQEKFSARFRPWQRSWEFWIRVADIYTGYKVFQLRVNFEKNAERREALWEKQHELAADKIYNMCAELGGFFLKVAQIIGKPDLAPTAWVRRLVTLCDQAPATQYNVVKAVLEEELGQSMDELFERFDVNPLGSASIAQVHRARLKGEKSDIVVKVQHPGVHSLMMTDIRNMQAFALYMQKTDIKFDLYSVTKEMEKQIGYEFNFLREADAMDRIRCFLYDNNKKSPVQVPRVIRGLVTRRVLVMEYIDGIPIMKLGDEIAKRGLNPSGKVAAAAKQNILKSLTLIYGQMILGSGFFHADPHPGNILICRGSEVALLDYGQVKDLPDALRLGYARLVLAMADNDPTGASESYRVKSLSCAMKIMHTQQLERYKKIKKRKESKS; this comes from the exons ATGCTTCATATCGATGTGAAGGAATTTCAAGAGAAGTTTTCTGCTCGCTTCAGACCGTGGCAACGTTCGTGGGAATTTTGGATTCGAGTCGCTGATATCTATACTGGTTACAAG GTGTTTCAACTTCGAGTAAATTTCGAGAAAAATGCAGAGAGACGGGAGGCTTTGTGGGAGAAGCAACACGAGTTAGCTGCTGACAAGATATATAACATGTGCGCTGAGCTTGGCGGGTTTTTTCTCAAG GTTGCACAAATAATTGGTAAGCCTGACTTGGCACCAACTGCTTGGGTGAGAAGGTTAGTCACACTGTGTGATCAGGCTCCTGCAACACAATACAATGTGGTCAAGGCTGTGCTTGAGGAGGAGTTGGGCCAAAGCATGGATGAACTGTTTGAAAGATTTGATGTTAACCCCCTTGGTTCTGCATCAATTGCACAG GTTCACCGAGCACGGCTCAAAGGTGAAAAGAGTGATATTGTTGTGAAG GTGCAACATCCAGGCGTTCATAGTTTGATGATGACTGATATTCGCAACATGCAAGCTTTTGCACTGTACATGCAAAAGACAGATATAAAGTTCGATTTGTATTCCGTAACCAAGGAAATGGAGAAACAG ATTGGATATGAGTTCAACTTTTTGAGGGAAGCTGATGCTATGGATAGAATTCGGTGTTTCCTTTATGACAATAACAAGAAGTCCCCTGTTCAAGTCCCACGTGTCATTCGAGGCTTGGTCACAAG GCGTGTTTTAGTGATGGAATACATCGATGGAATCCCAATCATGAAGCTTGGTGATGAGATAGCAAAAAGAGGCCTAAATCCTTCTGgtaaggtggcagcagcagcaAAGCA GAACATCCTTAAAAGTTTGACACTTATTTATGGACAGATGATATTGGGGAGTGGTTTCTTTCACGCAGATCCTCACCCTGGGAATATATTGATTTGTAGAGGTTCTGAG GTTGCTTTGCTTGATTATGGACAAGTGAAGGATCTTCCTGATGCATTGAGGCTAGGATATGCTAGATTGGTGCTAGCAATGGCAGATAACGATCCTACTGGGGCATCAGAGAGCTACAG GGTTAAGAGCTTAAGCTGTGCCATGAAGATCATGCATACTCAACAGCTAGAAagatacaaaaaaataaagaaaagaaaagaaagcaaATCGTAG
- the LOC140829297 gene encoding uncharacterized protein isoform X1: protein MLHIDVKEFQEKFSARFRPWQRSWEFWIRVADIYTGYKVFQLRVNFEKNAERREALWEKQHELAADKIYNMCAELGGFFLKVAQIIGKPDLAPTAWVRRLVTLCDQAPATQYNVVKAVLEEELGQSMDELFERFDVNPLGSASIAQVHRARLKGEKSDIVVKVQHPGVHSLMMTDIRNMQAFALYMQKTDIKFDLYSVTKEMEKQIGYEFNFLREADAMDRIRCFLYDNNKKSPVQVPRVIRGLVTRRVLVMEYIDGIPIMKLGDEIAKRGLNPSGKVAAAAKQNILKSLTLIYGQMILGSGFFHADPHPGNILICRGSEVALLDYGQVKDLPDALRLGYARLVLAMADNDPTGASESYRELGINTLSKCPDEQKELLRLAQTMFDTKLPPGVTVLQPFSEGSSIKKIAVQSFPGELFSVLRTVHLLRGLSVGLGINYSCAEQWRPIAEEALYRAGRQKVKDHKGTEKRGLFRSIFGR from the exons ATGCTTCATATCGATGTGAAGGAATTTCAAGAGAAGTTTTCTGCTCGCTTCAGACCGTGGCAACGTTCGTGGGAATTTTGGATTCGAGTCGCTGATATCTATACTGGTTACAAG GTGTTTCAACTTCGAGTAAATTTCGAGAAAAATGCAGAGAGACGGGAGGCTTTGTGGGAGAAGCAACACGAGTTAGCTGCTGACAAGATATATAACATGTGCGCTGAGCTTGGCGGGTTTTTTCTCAAG GTTGCACAAATAATTGGTAAGCCTGACTTGGCACCAACTGCTTGGGTGAGAAGGTTAGTCACACTGTGTGATCAGGCTCCTGCAACACAATACAATGTGGTCAAGGCTGTGCTTGAGGAGGAGTTGGGCCAAAGCATGGATGAACTGTTTGAAAGATTTGATGTTAACCCCCTTGGTTCTGCATCAATTGCACAG GTTCACCGAGCACGGCTCAAAGGTGAAAAGAGTGATATTGTTGTGAAG GTGCAACATCCAGGCGTTCATAGTTTGATGATGACTGATATTCGCAACATGCAAGCTTTTGCACTGTACATGCAAAAGACAGATATAAAGTTCGATTTGTATTCCGTAACCAAGGAAATGGAGAAACAG ATTGGATATGAGTTCAACTTTTTGAGGGAAGCTGATGCTATGGATAGAATTCGGTGTTTCCTTTATGACAATAACAAGAAGTCCCCTGTTCAAGTCCCACGTGTCATTCGAGGCTTGGTCACAAG GCGTGTTTTAGTGATGGAATACATCGATGGAATCCCAATCATGAAGCTTGGTGATGAGATAGCAAAAAGAGGCCTAAATCCTTCTGgtaaggtggcagcagcagcaAAGCA GAACATCCTTAAAAGTTTGACACTTATTTATGGACAGATGATATTGGGGAGTGGTTTCTTTCACGCAGATCCTCACCCTGGGAATATATTGATTTGTAGAGGTTCTGAG GTTGCTTTGCTTGATTATGGACAAGTGAAGGATCTTCCTGATGCATTGAGGCTAGGATATGCTAGATTGGTGCTAGCAATGGCAGATAACGATCCTACTGGGGCATCAGAGAGCTACAG GGAGCTTGGCATAAACACCTTGAGCAAATGTCCGGATGAGCAAAAGGAATTGCTTAGGTTGGCCCAAACAATGTTTGACACAAAGCTACCACCTGGTGTGACAGTGCTACAACCTTTCTCGGAAGGATCTTCGATAAAAAAAATCGCCGTTCAG AGTTTCCCAGGAGAACTATTCTCTGTTCTTCGTACAGTGCATTTACTGAGAGGACTTAGTGTTGGGCTCGGAATAAACTATTCATGTGCCGAGCAGTGGAGACCCATTGCTGAAGAAGCTCTTTACCGTGCTGGGAGGCAAAAAG TTAAAGATCACAAAGGAACCGAGAAACGTGGCCTTTTCAGAAGCATTTTTGGGAGGTAA
- the LOC140829299 gene encoding GRAS family protein RAD1-like: MAYIFLPDQDYSCDDRRNYAAALPILDNADAEAWLPSLYDESNDFKRLKRTASLGNFTDSSSSSICSNGSIPRTNSVSSLSSVPRPHFRDHIKMYNQRFLVAEAVEEAAAAIGNAEDGGAVEGEGNGDGMKLLQQLISCAEAVACRDKSHASFLLSELRINALVLGTSFQRVASCFVQGLADRLALVQPLGTVGFVVPKMNVTDALSDKKEEALRLVYENLPYFQFGHFIANASILEAFEGESLVHVVDLGMSLGLPHGYQWHGLIHSLANRPGPPPRLRITGVGLCVDKFRAIGDQLETYAQSQGINLNFSIVESTLENLDPKDIVVYPGEVLVVNSIFKLHSVVKESRGALNSVLKNIHVLSPKVLVLVEQDSSHNGPFFLGRFMEALHYYSAIFDSLDAMLPKYDTKRAKMEQFYFADEIKNIVSCEGLARVERHERVDQWRRRMSRAGFQPYPSKMLSQAKQWLNNINISDGYTIVEEKGSLVLGWKSKPIVAASCWKC; this comes from the coding sequence ATGGCTTACATTTTCTTGCCTGATCAAGACTATTCATGTGATGATCGAAGAAATTATGCTGCTGCATTGCCAATTTTGGACAATGCGGATGCTGAAGCCTGGCTTCCTAGCTTGTACGACGAGAGCAATGATTTCAAGAGGCTGAAAAGGACAGCAAGTTTAGGCAATTTCACTGACAGCAGCTCTAGCAGCATTTGCAGCAATGGGAGTATTCCACGTACTAATAGCGTGAGTAGTCTGAGCAGCGTGCCGAGGCCTCACTTCCGAGATCATATAAAGATGTACAATCAACGATTCCTTGTGGCTGAGGCGGTGGAGGAAGCGGCAGCAGCCATTGGCAATGCTGAGGATGGAGGAGCCGTGGAAGGAGAGGGCAATGGTGATGGTATGAAGCTGCTCCAGCAGCTCATTTCTTGTGCTGAGGCCGTTGCTTGCCGTGACAAATCGCACGCCTCATTTTTGCTATCCGAACTTCGGATTAATGCATTGGTATTAGGTACTTCTTTCCAACGCGTGGCGTCCTGTTTTGTGCAGGGGCTTGCCGATAGACTGGCTCTGGTTCAACCCCTTGGCACCGTGGGCTTTGTCGTTCCAAAAATGAACGTGACAGATGCTTTATCAGACAAAAAGGAAGAGGCGTTGCGCTTAGTTTATGAGAATCTGCCGTATTTTCAGTTCGGTCACTTTATCGCGAATGCCTCGATTTTGGAAGCCTTTGAGGGAGAGAGTTTAGTTCATGTGGTGGACTTGGGGATGTCACTTGGTCTACCACATGGTTACCAATGGCATGGCTTGATTCATAGCCTTGCCAACCGCCCTGGCCCACCGCCTCGGCTCCGGATCACCGGAGTCGGACTATGTGTTGACAAGTTTCGAGCCATCGGAGACCAGCTCGAAACATATGCACAGAGCCAAGGGATAAATTTGAACTTCTCCATTGTGGAGAGCACCTTGGAGAACCTAGATCCAAAAGACATTGTGGTGTATCCGGGCGAGGTTCTTGTGGTGAACAGCATCTTTAAGCTGCACTCGGTGGTTAAAGAGAGCCGGGGCGCGTTGAACTCGGTTCTAAAAAATATCCACGTGCTGTCGCCAAAGGTACTAGTACTAGTCGAGCAGGACTCGAGCCACAATGGACCATTCTTTTTGGGCAGATTTATGGAGGCACTACACTATTACTCAGCTATATTCGACTCCCTCGATGCCATGCTACCAAAATATGACACTAAACGAGCCAAAATGGAGCAATTTTACTTCGCTGACGAAATAAAGAATATCGTTAGCTGTGAAGGGCTTGCTAGGGTCGAGAGGCACGAGAGAGTTGACCAATGGCGCCGAAGGATGAGCCGGGCCGGATTCCAGCCGTACCCTTCGAAAATGCTGTCACAAGCCAAGCAATGGCTCAATAACATCAATATTTCTGATGGTTACACCATTGTGGAGGAAAAAGGTTCCCTCGTGCTTGGTTGGAAATCCAAGCCTATTGTGGCTGCTTCTTGCTGGAAATGCTGA
- the LOC140829296 gene encoding uncharacterized protein isoform X3, translating to MAENKANPWRSVLLLWLMLQVTPSMSQSSPKHGSDHSESRTIIKDQPEIHCSRERSRAASKIVDEYLMPFVESEKYQLSHKCRLHPSNNIFRDQEEHKIHTDISEWRCGYCKKLFRAEKYLDQHFDNRHSNLLNSDLANTCFPSSNGPSAARLHEFFLRQFCDAHICLKGRKPFCMGGRKHTGVFYLAMSILIMMLLPIFYVIVYLYQREMRKGAQQLKFVSKPQKKTKPS from the exons ATGGCGGAGAATAAAGCGAATCCGTGGCGAAGTGTTTTACTTCTGTGGTTGATGCTGCAAGTCACTCCATCTATGTCTCAATCAAGCCCAAAACAT GGTAGCGACCACTCTGAATCAAG AACTATCATAAAAGACCAGCCTGAAATTCATTGTTCGAGAGAGAGAAGTCGAGCAGCCTCGAAGATTGTGGATGAG TATCTCATGCCTTTTGTGGAATCGGAGAAGTATCAACTTTCACATAAATGCAGACTTCATCCAAGCAACAACATATTTAGAGACCAAGAGGAACATAAGATTCATACAGATATAAGTGAATGGAGGTGTGGATATTGTAAAAAACTCTTTCGAGCAGAAAAATATTTGGATCAACATTTTGACAACAGGCACTCCAATCTTCTAAATTCT GATCTTGCCAACACCTGTTTTCCTTCTAGCAATGGTCCATCTGCAGCTCGTCTCCATG AGTTTTTTCTACGTCAATTCTGTGATGCCCACATTTGCTTAAAAGGCAGAAAACCTTTCTGCATGGGTGGCAGG AAGCATACGGGAGTCTTCTACTTGGCCATGTCAATACTTATTATGATGCTTCTTCCGATATTTTATGTGATTGTGTATCTCTACCAAAG AGAAATGAGGAAAGGAGCACAACAGCTTAAGTTCGTTTCAAAACCTCAGAAAAAAACGAAGCCTTCTTGA
- the LOC140829296 gene encoding uncharacterized protein isoform X2: MAENKANPWRSVLLLWLMLQVTPSMSQSSPKHGSDHSESRTIIKDQPEIHCSRERSRAASKIVDEYLMPFVESEKYQLSHKCRLHPSNNIFRDQEEHKIHTDISEWRCGYCKKLFRAEKYLDQHFDNRHSNLLNSSQDKCLADVCGALHCDFVINSSSRKTKCNPAAAARNRHLCEDLANTCFPSSNGPSAARLHEFFLRQFCDAHICLKGRKPFCMGGRKHTGVFYLAMSILIMMLLPIFYVIVYLYQREMRKGAQQLKFVSKPQKKTKPS, from the exons ATGGCGGAGAATAAAGCGAATCCGTGGCGAAGTGTTTTACTTCTGTGGTTGATGCTGCAAGTCACTCCATCTATGTCTCAATCAAGCCCAAAACAT GGTAGCGACCACTCTGAATCAAG AACTATCATAAAAGACCAGCCTGAAATTCATTGTTCGAGAGAGAGAAGTCGAGCAGCCTCGAAGATTGTGGATGAG TATCTCATGCCTTTTGTGGAATCGGAGAAGTATCAACTTTCACATAAATGCAGACTTCATCCAAGCAACAACATATTTAGAGACCAAGAGGAACATAAGATTCATACAGATATAAGTGAATGGAGGTGTGGATATTGTAAAAAACTCTTTCGAGCAGAAAAATATTTGGATCAACATTTTGACAACAGGCACTCCAATCTTCTAAATTCT AGTCAGGACAAGTGCTTGGCTGATGTATGCGGAGCTTTACATTGTGATTTTGTTATAAATTCATCATCTCGGAAAACCAAGTGTAATCCTGCTGCTGCTGCTAGGAACCGTCACTTATGCGAG GATCTTGCCAACACCTGTTTTCCTTCTAGCAATGGTCCATCTGCAGCTCGTCTCCATG AGTTTTTTCTACGTCAATTCTGTGATGCCCACATTTGCTTAAAAGGCAGAAAACCTTTCTGCATGGGTGGCAGG AAGCATACGGGAGTCTTCTACTTGGCCATGTCAATACTTATTATGATGCTTCTTCCGATATTTTATGTGATTGTGTATCTCTACCAAAG AGAAATGAGGAAAGGAGCACAACAGCTTAAGTTCGTTTCAAAACCTCAGAAAAAAACGAAGCCTTCTTGA
- the LOC140829961 gene encoding uncharacterized protein isoform X1, translated as MSEGVCGAVLEDAPLVILRFFKIMLNEDYSNILYLPPAFAREVEHLVDQETYLENSSGQRWAVKVSKVDDSLAFHWGWNKFFTQHSLMVGHFLEFHYIKDSHFLVRVYGRSGCERINFNKKGLKIVETDDKVDAEDKPIHKLDDAVRNSKFEKRVGNKARKSCGKDAREGKERPSILTKKKESHTRIKTGSGKSLGVPTITPFESDVLVDVPILCAENYNRVDLSNLCSIKSSANLENKMPKVLSGSLIQRGEGSKALLPAFVYAEDAAKNAEKQTKGNTRTFA; from the exons ATGTCCGAAGGCGTATGTGGTGCAGTGTTGGAAGATGCTCCTCTGGTTATCCttcgattttttaaaattatgctGAACGAGGATTATTCAAATATTTTG TACTTGCCTCCTGCATTTGCTAGAGAGGTAGAGCATTTGGTAGATCAAGAAACTTATCTGGAAAATTCAAGTGGGCAGCGATGGGCTGTAAAAGTATCCAAGGTGGATGACTCCCTAGCATTCCACTGGGGGTGGAATAAGTTCTTCACGCAACATTCTTTGATGGTGGGACATTTTTTGGAGTTCCATTACATAAAAGATTCTCATTTCCTTGTTCGAGTATACGGAAGAAGTGGCTGCGAAAGGATAAACTTCAACAAGAAGGGACTGAAAATTGTGGAAACTGATGACAAAGTAGATGCAGAAGACAAACCAATTCATAAGTTGGATGATGCAGTTCGGAATTCAAAATTCGAAAAAAGAGTCGGCAACAAGGCAAGAAAATCTTGTGGAAAAGATGCTCGAGAAGGTAAGGAGAGGCCAAGTATCCTCACAAAGAAAAAAGAATCCCACACTAGGATAAAAACCGGATCCGGGAAATCACTTGGCGTTCCTACAATTACACCGTTTGAGAGTGATGTTTTGGTAGATGTTCCAATATTATGTGCAGAAAATTATAATAGGGTCGATCTTTCGAATTTGTGTAGCATCAAATCATCAGCAAACCTTGAAAATAAGATGCCAAAGGTGCTCTCAGGCTCTCTGATCCAGAGAGGTGAAGGCAGCAAAGCATTACTCCCAG CCTTTGTTTATGCTGAAGATGCAGCGAAAAATGCAGAAAAGCAAACAAAAGGCAACACAAGGACATTTGCTTGA